From one Bradyrhizobium sp. Ash2021 genomic stretch:
- a CDS encoding aspartate carbamoyltransferase catalytic subunit has protein sequence MTPVSKSTFVLGHRHLLGIEGLSAADITGLLDLSEEYVELNRQVDKKRTSLRGRTQVNLFFEASTRTQSSFELAGKRLGADVMNMSVSSSSIRKGETLMDTAVTLNAMHPDILVVRHHASGAVELLARKVDGSVVNAGDGAHEHPTQALLDALTIRRNKGRLEGLVIAICGDVMHSRVARSNILLLNTMGARVRVVAPSTLLPRGIERMGVEVARDMREGLNGADIVMMLRLQRERMNGSFVPSSQEYFHYFGLDQKKLAYAKPDALVMHPGPMNRGVEIDSIVADGAQSLIREQVEMGVAVRMAVLEALARNLPNA, from the coding sequence ATGACCCCTGTATCGAAATCGACCTTCGTCCTCGGTCACCGGCATCTGCTGGGAATCGAGGGGCTTTCCGCTGCCGACATTACCGGCTTGCTCGACCTTTCCGAGGAATATGTCGAGCTCAACCGCCAGGTCGACAAAAAACGCACCTCGCTGCGCGGCCGCACCCAGGTCAATTTGTTCTTCGAGGCCTCAACCCGCACCCAATCCTCGTTCGAGCTGGCGGGAAAACGGCTCGGCGCCGACGTCATGAACATGTCGGTGTCCTCGTCCTCGATCCGCAAGGGCGAGACGCTGATGGACACCGCGGTGACCCTGAACGCCATGCACCCGGATATCCTGGTGGTGCGGCACCATGCCTCGGGTGCTGTGGAACTGCTGGCGCGCAAGGTCGACGGTTCCGTCGTCAATGCCGGCGACGGCGCCCACGAACATCCAACGCAAGCGCTGCTCGACGCGCTCACCATCCGCCGCAACAAGGGCCGGCTGGAAGGGCTCGTGATCGCGATCTGCGGCGACGTGATGCATTCGCGGGTGGCGCGTTCCAATATATTGCTGCTCAACACCATGGGCGCCCGCGTCCGTGTCGTCGCCCCCTCCACGCTGTTGCCGCGCGGCATCGAGCGGATGGGCGTCGAGGTGGCGCGCGACATGCGCGAGGGCCTCAATGGCGCCGACATCGTGATGATGCTGCGGCTGCAGCGCGAGCGCATGAACGGCTCCTTTGTGCCGTCGAGCCAGGAATACTTCCATTACTTCGGCCTCGACCAGAAGAAGCTCGCTTACGCCAAGCCCGACGCACTGGTGATGCATCCGGGTCCGATGAACCGCGGCGTGGAGATCGACTCAATCGTCGCCGACGGCGCGCAATCGCTGATCCGCGAACAGGTCGAAATGGGAGTGGCGGTGCGGATGGCGGTGCTTGAAGCACTCGCCCGCAACCTGCCGAACGCATAA